The genomic DNA GTACCCACCCACCAACATAGAGGACCTATCATCATCGAAGCACAACCGGTCGGCCCGACCGAGCAACGCTAAAAGCATTGCCTACGGTCGACCCGACGCGGAAACGCCCGCAAAAGTGACACCATGTGAGTCATCCACCCGCCAGCTAAAAACCACCGCGTGAGGGAAGCCCCTAGCTATGCTATCATAGGCCTAACATTCTCCTTCGCCAACAAACAGTGAGAAGGCCGCTATGAATCATATGCCAAACGAGCACATCGGCACGCTGCGTATCCTTGACCGCGCGCTGTGGCGCTACCGCGCGCACTGGTGGCAGGCCAGCGGGATCGTGGCCGCGCTCTACCTTCCGTGGTTCTGCCTCATGCTGGCGGTTAGCCAGCTGGCCCCGCTCGCGCTGGTCGCTGGCTATGGGTGGCATATCGCCAGCACCCACTTCGACGTGCTCAATCTGCCCAAACTATCGGATCTGCTCAATGCGCCCATACTCGTCGTGCTGATGATCGTGCAGGAGCTTGCGGTCTTCCCAATCATCTGCGGCGCGCTGGTCGCCGCCACATCCACGGGCGACGGGCAGCCCAAGCTGGGGATCTGGGATACCTACCGCCGCATACGGGGGCAGATCGGGCCGATCTGCATGGCGGCCATGCTGCCCGTGGCGCTCTGGCAGCTGGCGCTGATCGCGGCGCGCACGGGTATCCCTGCCCAGCTGACCATGATGGCGGGATTTTCCGCCTGGGGCTTGGCTAACACGACCCTCCACCCCATCTACCTGCCGCTCGCCGCCGCGCTGGGCGCTGGGGCGCTGCTCTTCAGCCTGGCCGTGCCTGCGGCGGTGATCGATGGGCTGAGCGCCGCGCAGGCATGGAACAGGAGCATGCGCCTGGTGACGCGCCACTTCTGGCAGGTGGCTGGCGTCACCACCATCGGCGCTCTGCTCACCTACATCCTCATCCGCAGTGTATCCATCCTGATGGCCGTCATCGGCCTCTACAGCATTCAATTCCTCGTTTGGCACATGCTAGAGCGCTTTATCATCGAGCTTGTCTGGTCGCAGCTCGCGTGGATCTTCGCCATGCCCATCCTCACCATCGCGCGCGCCCAGCTCTACCTCGCCCTCGCCTCGGAGGAAGCGCCCGCGCTCCCCCCGAGGGTGCCAAACCCTACACGTAGCGCGCTGTGATGCTGCGCTCGCAGCCGCGCAGCTCGGCGGGCGGCCCGGCGAACAGCACCTGCCCGCCCGCGCTGCCGCCCTCCGGCCCCAGGTCGATGATCCAGTCGGCCTGGCGGATCACATCGAGGTGGTGCTCGATCAGGATCACGGTGTTTTTCGCATCCACCAAACGGTCGATAATCTTCATCAGCAGGCCGATGTCCGAGAGATGCAGGCCGGTAGTCGGCTCGTCCATCACATAGATGCTGCCGCGCTTGTGCAGCTCGGTGGCCAGCTTCAGGCGCTGGCCCTCGCCGCCCGAGATGGTGCTGAGCGGCTGGCCCAGCTTCAGGTAGCCCAGGCCCACATCGTTCATGGCCCGCAGCACCGCCGCCACCTTGCGCTCGCTAAAGAAATCGAGCGCCTCCTCGGCGGTCATGTCCAGCACATCGCTGATATTTTTGCCGCGCAGGGTGTAGGCCAGCACCTCGGCCTTGAAGCGCTTGCCCTCGCAGATCTCGCAGGGCGAGGCGAAGCCCTCCATAAATGCCAGATCGGTGTAGACCACGCCCAGGCCGTTGCAGTTGGGGCAGCTGCCCGCCGAGTTGAAGCTGAACAGCGAGGCGCTGGTCCCACTGGCTTTGGCGAAGGCCTGCCGGATGTCGTCCATGATGCCGGTGTAGGTGGCTGGGGCCGAGCGGCTATTGGCCCCCACCCGCGACTGGTCGATCACCAGCGCGTCGGGGTGCTGGGCCAGGAACACGTCGTTGATCAGGGTGCTCTTGCCCGAGCCAGCCACACCCGTGACCACCGTGAGCACGCCGGTGGGGATGTCCACACTCACGCCGCGCAGGTTGTGCAGGCGTGCGTCGCGGATGGGCAGCTGGCCGGTGGGCTGGCGCACCCGCTGCTTGAGCGGCTGGTGCTGGCTCAGGTGGCGGCCCGTGAGCGTGCCCGACGCGCCCAGGTCGGCGTAGCTGCCCGCGAACACCACCTGGCCGCCGTGGGTGCCCGCGCCGGGGCCGATGTCCACCACGTGGTCGGCGATCGCGATCACGTCGGGGTCGTGCTCGACCACCAGCACGGTGTTGCCCTTGTCGCGCAGCTTGCGCAGCAGCCCGTTCAGGCGGGCCACATCGCGGGCGTGCAGGCCCACGCTCGGCTCATCCAGGATGTAGAGCATCTCCGTCAGGCTGTTGCCCAGGTGGCGGATCATCTTGATGCGCTGCGACTCGCCGCCCGAGAGCGTCATGGTCTCGCGGCTGAGGCTCAGGTAGCCCAGCCCGATCTCCACCAGGTGCTCCAGCCGCTCGATCAGGTGCCCGGCCACCCGCAGCGAGATCGGGTCGCGCAGGCCGCGCAGCAGGCCGATCAGGTCAGTCACCTCCATGTCGGACAGCTCGGCGATATTGCGGCCCTCGATCTGGCTGGCCAGCGCAGCCTGGCTCAGCCGCGCGCCGTGGCACAGCGGGCATGTCTGCGCGGTGGTGAACTGCTCGAACACGGCGCGGTTGCGCTCGGACATGGTGGCCGAGTCCTTCTTGATGTACATGCGCGTGAAGCGCTCGACCAGGCCCTCGTACTTCGAGCCGAACTCGCCGAACGAGACCTTCACATCCGCGCCGTACAGCAGGGCGTCCAGCTCCTGCTCGCTGTAGTCCTGGATGGGCTTGTCGTTGTCGAACAGGCCCGAGAGCGGGTACATCTTCCACATCCACTTGCCCACCTTGAACTCGGGGTGCAGGATGGCCCCGCCGTTGAGCGACTTGCTGCGGTCGAGCAGCTTCTCCAGGTCGACCTGCACCGTCCTGCCGATGCCCTCGCACTCGGGGCACATGCCCTGCGGCGTGTTGAACGAGTAGGTGTAGGCTGGCCCCGCCGAGGGCTGCCCCACCCGCGAGAACAGCAGCCGCAGCAGCACGGCGATGTCGGTGTAGGTGCCCACCGTCGAGCGCGAGCCGCCGCCCACCCGCTTCTGGTCGATGATGATCGGCGCGTTCAGGTGCTGGATGTGGTCGACATCCGGCTGGCCGTAGTGCGGCAGGAAGCCCTGCACAAACGCCGTGAAGGTCTCGTTCAGCTGGCGCTGGGCCTCGGCGGCGATGGTGTCGAAGACCAGCGACGACTTGCCCGACCCGGAGACGCCGGTGAAGACGGTGATCTTCTGCTTGGGGATGCGCAGCGAGACATCCTTCAGGTTGTTCTCGCGCGCTCCGTGGATCTCGATGAACTGGCGCTCGGTCATTGCTCCTCCTTCGCGAGACAGCGGCGCACCCCCGCGCGGCGGCCTGGCCTCCGGCGGTTGGGTGGAAAATGAAGATGAGTTCTACGTGGGGGACGCTGCCTGCACTGCTTGACTACCTCGACCATTCTAGAACATGCATGCAACATTTGAGACTTTTCCCTGTTCTATGGTATGCTCTGGCCTTGCAATGCGTGGCAAGTCTCCACTACCAACACCGGGTTTGACATGACCGTTCGCGCCAACCTCCGCACCATCGATCTGGCCCAGGCCGAGGGCATCAGCGTGCAGCTGGTGCGCAACTACGAGGCCAGCGGCATGATCCCCACGGCCCAGCGCACGCCCAGCGGCTACCGCCGCTACACCCAGCAGCACCTCGATGCCCTGCGCGCCGCCCGCCAGATGGCCGAGGCCTACGGCAGCCCCACCGCCCGCCAGATCATGCGGGCCGTGCACAGCGGCGCGTGGCCCCAGGCCCTGGCCATGGTAGATGAGCGCCACGCCCAGCAGGCCAGGGCGCGCGCCCACCTGGCCCAGACCCAGGCCGCCCTGGGCGTGCTGGCCGCCCACCCGCCCGCGCCCCACGCCGCCGCGCCGCTGCGCGTGGGGGCCGCCGCCCAGCTGGTGGGCATCCGCATCTCGGCGCTGCGCTTCTGGGAGCAGCAGGGCCTGGTGCGGCCCGCCCGCGAGCGCGGCAGCAACTACCGCACCTACGACGAGCGCCAGATCCGCCGCCTGCGCGCGGTGGCCCTGCTGCGCCAGGCCGGCTACGACTTCGACACCATCCGCACCACCCTCGACGAGCTGGAGCACGGCACCCCGCAGCGCGCGGTGGCCGCCATCCAGCAGCGCAGCGCCACCCTGGCCGCCGCCAGCTGGCGGGCCATGGCCGCCCTGGCCGCACTGCACGCCTACATGCGCGCCCACCTGGGCGACCCGCCCCCGCACGACGGTGGCCCTGTTGGTGCTATCATAGAACCCTCGCAGCCATTGTAGGAAAGGAGCGCAGACCATGGCAGAGTTCCCCGCAGGGCTTGGCGGCCCGGTCAACCTGGTGAAGAACGCAGGTAAAGAGCTGGGCGGATTCCGGAA from Chloroflexia bacterium SDU3-3 includes the following:
- a CDS encoding MerR family transcriptional regulator produces the protein MLWPCNAWQVSTTNTGFDMTVRANLRTIDLAQAEGISVQLVRNYEASGMIPTAQRTPSGYRRYTQQHLDALRAARQMAEAYGSPTARQIMRAVHSGAWPQALAMVDERHAQQARARAHLAQTQAALGVLAAHPPAPHAAAPLRVGAAAQLVGIRISALRFWEQQGLVRPARERGSNYRTYDERQIRRLRAVALLRQAGYDFDTIRTTLDELEHGTPQRAVAAIQQRSATLAAASWRAMAALAALHAYMRAHLGDPPPHDGGPVGAIIEPSQPL
- a CDS encoding excinuclease ABC subunit UvrA, with amino-acid sequence MTERQFIEIHGARENNLKDVSLRIPKQKITVFTGVSGSGKSSLVFDTIAAEAQRQLNETFTAFVQGFLPHYGQPDVDHIQHLNAPIIIDQKRVGGGSRSTVGTYTDIAVLLRLLFSRVGQPSAGPAYTYSFNTPQGMCPECEGIGRTVQVDLEKLLDRSKSLNGGAILHPEFKVGKWMWKMYPLSGLFDNDKPIQDYSEQELDALLYGADVKVSFGEFGSKYEGLVERFTRMYIKKDSATMSERNRAVFEQFTTAQTCPLCHGARLSQAALASQIEGRNIAELSDMEVTDLIGLLRGLRDPISLRVAGHLIERLEHLVEIGLGYLSLSRETMTLSGGESQRIKMIRHLGNSLTEMLYILDEPSVGLHARDVARLNGLLRKLRDKGNTVLVVEHDPDVIAIADHVVDIGPGAGTHGGQVVFAGSYADLGASGTLTGRHLSQHQPLKQRVRQPTGQLPIRDARLHNLRGVSVDIPTGVLTVVTGVAGSGKSTLINDVFLAQHPDALVIDQSRVGANSRSAPATYTGIMDDIRQAFAKASGTSASLFSFNSAGSCPNCNGLGVVYTDLAFMEGFASPCEICEGKRFKAEVLAYTLRGKNISDVLDMTAEEALDFFSERKVAAVLRAMNDVGLGYLKLGQPLSTISGGEGQRLKLATELHKRGSIYVMDEPTTGLHLSDIGLLMKIIDRLVDAKNTVILIEHHLDVIRQADWIIDLGPEGGSAGGQVLFAGPPAELRGCERSITARYV